The following proteins are encoded in a genomic region of Cryptomeria japonica chromosome 11, Sugi_1.0, whole genome shotgun sequence:
- the LOC131063817 gene encoding protein kinase G11A-like yields the protein MSKEQMKAYKLAATEKEILSSLDHPFLPSLLTHFESETHTFLAMEYCSGGDSNVLRHRFYAAEVIVALEYLHEKGIVYRDLKPENILVQDSGHIMLTDFDMSLRLISDHGEYNDWKSRSFVGREEYIAPEVLWGKFHSYPVDWGSFGVFLYEMSHSQTPFRGFSRKDTFVNIMSKDPFFSSSSSLDDLIQKLLAKEPTERLNRKQIKSHQFFWGM from the exons ATGAGTAAGGAACAGATGAAAGCCTACAAATTGGCAGCTACGGAGAAGGAGATTCTGTCTTCATTGGATCATCCATTTCTGCCGTCTCTGCTTACCCACTTTGAGTCAGAGACTCATACATTTCTGGCCATGGAGTATTGTTCTGGAGGAGATAGTAACGTGTTGAGGCATAG GTTTTACGCGGCAGAGGTGATTGTAGCGTTGGAGTATTTGCACGAGAAAGGAATCGTATATCGAGATCTGAAGCCAGAGAACATATTGGTGCAAGATAGTGGGCACATAATGCTCACTGATTTCGATATGTCCCTGCGTCTCATATCTGATCATGGCGAATATAACGATTGGAAATCTCGTTCGTTTGTGGGTAGGGAGGAGTACATCGCACCAGAGGTCCTGTGGGGAAAATTCCATTCATACCCAGTCGACTGGGGGTCTTTCGGCGTCTTTCTATACGAAATGAGTCACAGTCAGACACCTTTTAGAGGGTTTAGTCGAAAGGACACCTTTGTGAATATTATGAGCAAGGACCCCTTTTTCTCATCCTCATCTTCTCTGGATGATCTTATTCAGAAGCTCCTTGCGAAAGAGCCGACAGAGAGGCTAAACAGAAAGCAAATAAAAAGCCACCAATTCTTTTGGGGCATGTGA